The stretch of DNA AACCGCAGTATCATGCCTCGGAGGGACGAATGGTTGGAGGTTGGTTCAGAGCTCTGCGCCGCCGAGACTGAAGGTCTGGTCGCGCTCGACTTCGATGCTGCAGTTGGTCGAACCCCGACATGCCGGGGTCATCGCGTGGACATGGGTGATCATGACGCCATCCTTCCATGCTGAATCTCGCGTGAGATTCAAACCGTGATCAATGGCTGCCTGCCATCAACCCTGCTCCTCATTCAACGAGAGGACACAGTAACAAAATCAAATAATTATGGTGCTGTTACTGTGTCCTCTAGGGTGTGTTTCTCATCTGTTAATGTGATTCAGGATTTTGCAATCAACTGAATATAAAAGTTACTATACTCCCCCCTTCGTCTAGTTGCAAGTCAATTCTCAGAATTTATTCGTATGCTAATCACATAAACGAAAGGAATTAAAAAATATGAACAGTATGACGCGAGGTATAAAAAACGCGTTTCGTAATCCTCTGCGCACATTCGCAGTCGTCATTATACTTGCAATAGGAATTGGATTATCGTTATCAATGTTGGTTGCCCAGCAAGCAATCGGAGACCGCATAACACAATTGTCAGCCAATCTTGGATCGAGTATTACAGTAAACCCAGCTGGTGCAAGAGGCTTTGAAGGTGGGGGTGAAACTCTGACAAGTGCGAGTATTGCAAAGATTAAAGCAGTTGACCATGTATCATCTGTCTCCAGCTCCCTGTCGCTCCGTTTAAGGAATAGCTCTGATACTGCCTCAGCACAAGGACCAGGTGGCTCCACCCAGACAAACACAGGAACGACAAGTTTAAATTCAGCTATTGATGCTGGGACTCTTGGTCGTCGTAACAGTGGTACCGATACAGAAACAGGCACAGTACAACGTGCATTTAGCCTACCTGTTACTGCCGTTGGGGTGAGTGCAGGTGTGGATGAATCTGGCAATGCACTAACACTTACAAGTGGCCGTAATATAACAGAGGCCGACAGTGGCGCAAATGTCGCCGTTGTGGGATCTGGGCTTGCAACCAAAAACAGTTTAAATGTTGGGTCTACCTTCACTGCATATGATAAAACGTTCACAGTGATAGGAATTTTTAATGCGAGCAACACATTTACGAATGGGCAAATGTATATTCCGCTATTAACAGCACAGACCCTAAGTGCTCAGACGGATCAGTATAGCTCAATTATCGCAAAAGTCGACTCATTAGAAAATGTCGATGCAACAGTCGCGAGTCTCAAGTCGGTACTTGGTGCAACGGCAGATGTCACGAGTAGTCAGCAAAATGCACAAACTGCTATCGACAGTCTAACTAGCGTACGAAACGTATCTCTAATTGGATTCTTCGCATC from Candidatus Saccharimonadales bacterium encodes:
- a CDS encoding ABC transporter permease translates to MNSMTRGIKNAFRNPLRTFAVVIILAIGIGLSLSMLVAQQAIGDRITQLSANLGSSITVNPAGARGFEGGGETLTSASIAKIKAVDHVSSVSSSLSLRLRNSSDTASAQGPGGSTQTNTGTTSLNSAIDAGTLGRRNSGTDTETGTVQRAFSLPVTAVGVSAGVDESGNALTLTSGRNITEADSGANVAVVGSGLATKNSLNVGSTFTAYDKTFTVIGIFNASNTFTNGQMYIPLLTAQTLSAQTDQYSSIIAKVDSLENVDATVASLKSVLGATADVTSSQQNAQTAIDSLTSVRNVSLIGFFASLIAAGVIIFLIMLVVVRERRREIGVLKAIGAGNGSILRQFMVEALVLIVLGSAVGVGVAYTASGPIAQSLVSSNTSNTSTSQTNTTGRRGFGGAGLGNVQNSQDLVGKVATSIGLPVLLEGLGAALLIAIIGSAIPAWMTAKVRPAEVMRGE